In Trichormus variabilis 0441, a single genomic region encodes these proteins:
- a CDS encoding DsbA family protein translates to MIDDHSSSSLVVPASIQDHSQGVLSAAVVLVMYGDYQCPRSAAVYKLIKIIRQELTVSFGEDYLCFIFRHFPQIQIHPQAQRAAQAAVAAAAQGKFWLMSDTLFDHQQRLENGYLVEYANDLGLDIPQFLKELSKQVYVDRINEDIEGGIQSGVTTTPALFINGIRYTERWNTTELMAAMIAASY, encoded by the coding sequence ATGATCGACGACCATAGTTCCAGTTCTTTAGTTGTGCCAGCTTCAATCCAAGATCACAGTCAAGGTGTGCTAAGTGCCGCCGTGGTATTAGTGATGTATGGGGATTATCAATGTCCTAGAAGTGCAGCCGTTTACAAACTGATTAAAATCATTCGGCAAGAGCTTACGGTTTCTTTTGGAGAGGATTATTTATGTTTTATCTTCCGCCATTTTCCACAGATCCAGATTCATCCCCAGGCACAACGGGCAGCCCAAGCAGCCGTTGCCGCCGCCGCCCAAGGAAAGTTTTGGTTAATGAGCGATACTTTATTTGACCATCAACAAAGGTTGGAGAACGGTTATCTTGTCGAGTACGCCAATGATTTAGGGCTTGACATTCCTCAATTTCTCAAAGAGTTGTCTAAACAAGTGTATGTCGATCGCATCAATGAAGATATCGAAGGCGGAATACAGAGTGGAGTGACGACTACCCCAGCCCTGTTTATCAATGGAATTCGGTACACCGAGCGCTGGAACACGACGGAGTTGATGGCTGCCATGATTGCTGCAAGTTATTAA
- a CDS encoding nuclear transport factor 2 family protein codes for MVKEQTVDGQASLQATTNLTPAQESLQELWDEHLRHEFDAHNTEDALATMVEDAYVNGIPVMIGGVGKPALREFYSKYFIPQIPPDMELTPVSRTIGTNQLVDEMVAKFTHTIQMDWMLPGIAPTLKRVEVALVAIVQFRDDKLAHEHLYWDQASVLVQLGMLDPGTLPVVGVDSARKVLDPSLPSNALIDRD; via the coding sequence ATGGTCAAAGAGCAAACTGTAGACGGACAAGCTTCTTTACAAGCAACTACCAATTTGACACCAGCCCAGGAGTCTTTGCAAGAACTTTGGGATGAGCATCTGCGGCACGAGTTTGACGCTCACAACACTGAAGATGCTCTTGCCACGATGGTTGAGGATGCTTACGTTAACGGCATTCCGGTAATGATTGGGGGAGTAGGGAAACCAGCACTGCGCGAGTTTTATTCCAAATACTTCATTCCACAGATACCGCCGGACATGGAGCTGACTCCGGTCTCGCGCACAATCGGGACCAATCAACTCGTCGATGAAATGGTGGCTAAGTTCACTCATACCATTCAGATGGACTGGATGCTACCCGGCATTGCTCCGACTCTTAAACGGGTTGAAGTGGCATTGGTAGCAATTGTTCAGTTTCGTGACGACAAGCTAGCCCACGAACATCTCTACTGGGATCAGGCGAGTGTATTGGTTCAACTCGGCATGCTCGATCCGGGTACACTGCCCGTTGTAGGGGTTGACAGTGCGCGCAAGGTACTTGATCCGAGCTTGCCCTCAAACGCACTGATCGATCGCGACTAA
- a CDS encoding SDR family oxidoreductase encodes MMLKDKVALVTGGTSGIGRATAIAYAKQQAKVVVVGRRIDEGEETVRLIQEAGGEAFFVQSDVTKEADVKAMVDKAVGVFGRLDIAFNNAGMVGENPSLIEQTEAEYDRIMNVNVKGVWLSMKYEIAQMLKQGSGAIVNTSSGAGVVALPGVPLYTASKHAVVGLTKAAALQYAKAGIRINAVAPGSIETDMFEAATGGQDEVKAYITGLHPIGRIGTPLEVANAVLFLSSDIASFITGEMLMVDGGFVAQ; translated from the coding sequence ATGATGCTGAAAGACAAGGTTGCTTTGGTGACTGGCGGAACATCGGGCATCGGTCGAGCAACCGCGATCGCTTATGCCAAACAACAGGCAAAAGTGGTGGTAGTGGGTCGTCGAATAGATGAAGGTGAAGAAACGGTTCGATTGATTCAGGAAGCTGGCGGAGAGGCGTTTTTTGTGCAATCAGATGTCACGAAAGAAGCCGATGTTAAAGCAATGGTTGATAAAGCGGTTGGCGTTTTTGGTCGGTTAGATATTGCCTTTAATAATGCAGGAATGGTCGGCGAAAATCCCTCATTGATTGAGCAAACAGAAGCGGAATACGATCGCATTATGAACGTCAATGTCAAAGGCGTTTGGTTGTCGATGAAATATGAAATTGCTCAGATGTTGAAACAGGGAAGTGGTGCAATCGTCAATACATCATCTGGGGCTGGAGTCGTTGCACTTCCTGGCGTACCCCTCTACACCGCGAGTAAACATGCAGTAGTAGGTTTAACAAAAGCCGCCGCGCTCCAATATGCCAAAGCGGGTATTCGCATTAATGCCGTTGCACCAGGGTCAATCGAAACAGATATGTTTGAAGCAGCTACAGGTGGGCAGGATGAGGTCAAAGCTTATATAACAGGACTTCACCCGATCGGACGAATTGGAACACCGCTTGAAGTTGCAAATGCAGTTCTGTTTTTATCATCTGACATAGCATCGTTCATAACAGGTGAAATGTTGATGGTAGATGGTGGGTTTGTAGCGCAGTAG
- a CDS encoding zinc-dependent alcohol dehydrogenase family protein, giving the protein MESMKAAVLTAFGDAEKFEIQTVPIPTLKANQVLVRVCATSINPVDYQTRRGDYKELVQLPAILGVDVSGVIEAIGEAVTDFKVGDNVYYSPQIFGEFGSYAQYHVADAAIVALKPANLSHIEAASFPLAGGTAWDCLVTRGNLQVGETVLIHAGAGGVGSIAVQLAKAIGAYVFATCSSRNRDFVTELGADRVIDYKNEDYVEVIRQETNGLGVDLVLDTIGGETIQRSLEIIRPFGRLTSIVDIAIPQSLLEAWGKNLTIHFVFSPQYRAKLEALTKLIERHQLRPVIDSVFSWDQVVLAHQRLEQGGTRGKIVLKFTED; this is encoded by the coding sequence ATGGAATCTATGAAAGCAGCCGTATTAACTGCGTTTGGTGATGCTGAAAAGTTTGAGATTCAAACTGTTCCCATACCAACACTGAAGGCGAATCAGGTGTTAGTCAGAGTTTGTGCAACCTCGATTAACCCTGTCGATTACCAAACTCGTCGTGGTGATTACAAGGAACTGGTTCAACTACCTGCCATCCTTGGAGTCGATGTTTCTGGGGTGATTGAGGCAATTGGCGAAGCTGTGACTGATTTCAAGGTGGGAGACAACGTATATTACTCGCCGCAAATTTTTGGAGAATTTGGTAGCTACGCTCAGTATCATGTGGCTGATGCAGCGATTGTTGCATTGAAGCCTGCAAATCTATCGCACATTGAAGCAGCTTCTTTTCCGCTTGCAGGCGGAACTGCTTGGGATTGTCTAGTGACTAGGGGCAATCTACAAGTTGGTGAAACAGTTCTCATCCATGCGGGTGCGGGTGGAGTGGGTTCGATCGCAGTTCAACTCGCCAAAGCGATAGGGGCATACGTTTTTGCGACGTGTAGTTCTAGAAACCGAGATTTCGTGACAGAACTGGGCGCAGATCGAGTGATTGATTACAAAAATGAAGATTACGTAGAAGTCATTCGTCAAGAAACAAATGGACTGGGTGTGGATTTAGTTCTAGATACGATCGGTGGAGAAACAATTCAGCGTAGTCTAGAAATCATTCGTCCCTTTGGTAGGCTTACAAGCATTGTAGACATTGCAATACCGCAATCGCTTCTTGAAGCATGGGGTAAAAATCTGACGATTCATTTTGTTTTTTCACCCCAGTACCGAGCAAAATTAGAGGCTTTGACAAAACTCATCGAGCGTCATCAGCTTCGTCCAGTGATTGATTCAGTATTTTCTTGGGATCAGGTCGTTCTGGCACATCAGCGTCTAGAGCAGGGAGGAACACGGGGCAAAATTGTGCTGAAGTTTACAGAAGATTAG
- a CDS encoding alpha/beta fold hydrolase, with amino-acid sequence MPYITVGQENSATIDLYYEDLGTGQPIVLIHGFPLNGHSWEKQVLVLLNAGYRVITYDRRGFGNSSQPSSGYDYDTFAADLNTLMTKLDLQNTVLVGFSMGTGEVTRYLGKYGSERVQKAVLIAPVPPFLLKTDDNPEGVDQSVFDGIMKAIVDDRPAYFSAFFKEFFNVDVLLGDSRSERLRQRISNEAIQASWNVAVGASAKGTLDCVPSWLTDFRDDLPRIDVPTLIIHGDSDRILPLESTAARLPKLIKNSQLVVIPGGPHAINWTHADQINPLLLDFLQQE; translated from the coding sequence ATGCCTTACATTACCGTTGGTCAAGAAAACTCTGCAACCATCGATCTCTACTACGAAGATCTTGGGACAGGACAACCGATTGTTCTGATTCATGGATTTCCATTGAACGGACATTCCTGGGAGAAGCAGGTTTTAGTTTTACTGAATGCAGGATATCGAGTAATTACCTACGATCGCCGAGGATTTGGCAACTCCAGTCAGCCCTCATCTGGCTATGACTACGATACCTTCGCCGCCGATTTGAATACACTCATGACCAAGCTTGACTTGCAAAATACCGTGCTGGTCGGTTTCTCAATGGGAACGGGTGAAGTCACACGTTATCTTGGCAAATACGGCTCAGAGCGGGTGCAGAAAGCCGTGCTGATAGCTCCCGTTCCACCGTTTCTGTTAAAGACAGACGACAATCCAGAGGGTGTTGATCAAAGCGTTTTCGATGGCATTATGAAAGCGATTGTTGACGATCGTCCAGCTTATTTCTCTGCCTTTTTCAAAGAGTTTTTCAATGTTGATGTATTGCTTGGCGATTCTCGTTCCGAGAGGCTTCGCCAACGCATCAGCAATGAAGCAATTCAAGCCAGTTGGAATGTAGCAGTAGGAGCTTCTGCTAAAGGGACTTTGGACTGTGTACCCTCTTGGCTCACCGATTTCCGCGACGATTTGCCCCGCATTGATGTACCAACTCTGATTATTCATGGAGATAGCGATCGCATTTTGCCACTGGAGTCCACCGCAGCAAGACTTCCAAAGCTGATTAAAAACAGTCAACTTGTTGTCATCCCTGGCGGGCCGCACGCCATCAACTGGACTCACGCCGATCAGATCAATCCCTTGTTACTGGACTTTCTTCAGCAGGAATAA
- a CDS encoding hydrolase, protein MSKNPKIGLEGLLRPEDSILVLIDHQPYQFTNLNSHEPTMIINNVIGLAKSAKVFNVPTILTTVIEERGGYIIKGLQDVFPDQKPINRTFINTWEDPNVTDVVKKSGRKQLILAALWTEICLAMPAIQALGEGYEVFIVTDASGGVSAEAHDMAVRRMVQAGAVPINWMAVLAEWQRDWARTETSAGVSEILLEHGGASAVALAWELQILATTPPATSGGH, encoded by the coding sequence ATGTCTAAAAATCCAAAAATCGGCTTAGAAGGACTGCTTCGTCCAGAAGATAGCATCCTGGTACTGATTGACCACCAGCCTTATCAGTTCACCAACTTGAACAGCCATGAACCCACGATGATCATTAACAATGTGATTGGTCTTGCTAAATCGGCAAAAGTGTTTAACGTACCCACAATCCTGACCACAGTCATTGAAGAGAGAGGGGGTTACATCATCAAGGGACTACAGGATGTTTTTCCCGATCAAAAACCGATCAACCGCACTTTCATCAATACTTGGGAAGATCCAAACGTTACAGATGTAGTGAAGAAAAGCGGCCGCAAGCAACTTATACTTGCTGCGCTTTGGACCGAGATATGTCTCGCAATGCCAGCAATCCAGGCGCTGGGTGAAGGTTATGAAGTATTCATCGTTACCGATGCTTCGGGCGGTGTTAGTGCGGAAGCTCATGACATGGCGGTTCGCCGAATGGTTCAGGCTGGTGCAGTTCCAATCAACTGGATGGCTGTACTTGCTGAATGGCAACGTGACTGGGCACGCACAGAAACATCTGCGGGTGTATCAGAGATTCTTCTTGAGCATGGCGGTGCTAGTGCAGTGGCCCTTGCATGGGAACTTCAGATCCTGGCAACAACCCCTCCAGCGACCTCAGGTGGACATTAA
- a CDS encoding AraC family transcriptional regulator produces the protein MPENRSLTYSQLQQAIDYIHAHLNRDLSLAELVSVVYISPTYCASLFKRTMGISPYQYVIQRRVEQANFFSKIYRF, from the coding sequence ATGCCTGAGAATAGAAGCTTAACTTACAGCCAATTGCAGCAAGCGATCGATTACATTCATGCTCATCTGAATCGTGATTTATCCTTAGCCGAACTGGTAAGTGTAGTTTACATCAGCCCGACTTACTGTGCAAGTTTGTTTAAGCGAACGATGGGGATTTCGCCCTATCAGTACGTAATTCAACGGCGCGTGGAACAGGCAAATTTCTTCTCCAAAATTTACAGATTTTGA
- a CDS encoding cupin domain-containing protein yields the protein MLIQKLNDCEEIIAGDGTVLRELLHPDKQDINLRYSLAYAILPVGETSIPHSLKTSEVYYIISGVGKMSIDSEVRRIEPGDAVYIPPNAIQLLYNYGDEPLVFVCLVDPAWRKEDETIYAPV from the coding sequence ATGCTGATCCAAAAACTAAACGACTGTGAAGAAATTATCGCTGGAGATGGAACTGTTCTGCGCGAACTGCTTCATCCTGACAAACAAGACATCAACTTGCGTTACAGTTTGGCGTATGCGATCTTGCCTGTTGGCGAAACTTCGATTCCCCATTCTCTAAAGACTTCTGAGGTTTATTACATCATTAGCGGTGTTGGCAAAATGTCGATCGATAGCGAAGTTCGTCGCATTGAACCAGGCGATGCGGTTTATATTCCTCCAAATGCCATCCAGTTACTTTACAACTACGGCGACGAACCCCTTGTTTTCGTTTGTCTAGTTGATCCAGCTTGGCGCAAAGAAGACGAAACGATTTATGCACCAGTCTGA
- a CDS encoding GMC family oxidoreductase, which translates to MTTTYHHSAAFDYIVIGAGSAGCVVANRLTEDPNTKVLLLEAGDPDTKPELQVPSLWPTTLLGSEVDWAYLTEGEPYLNNRKILSSRGKVLGGSSSINGMIYIRGNERDYNSWQALGNIGWSYQDVLPYFKKSENQQRGASLFHGVDGPLSITDPLSPAKVSQRFVEAAIAQGYEQNPDFNGVQQEGAGLYQVTVKDGKRQSTAVAFLRPIKDRPNLTIQTGALVTRLLFEGKRAVGVVYVQNGTEYQIRVNSEVILSAGAFDSPKLLMLSGIGPAEHLRAVGIPVVFDLPGVGQNLQDHPLAVIAYQSTQDVPLAPSSNGGEAGLFLHTNNNLDAAPNLQFTIVPILYVDPAYAREGPGFTLTFYITRPESRGSVRLRSSSPFDPPLIRVNYLQKESDMQLMVEGLKILRQIVYSDAFNEFRGEEIAPGSSVHSDKAIEDYIRQTCGTGWHPVGTCKMGIDQMAVVDPQLKVRGIEGLRVVDASIMPTMITGNTNASAIMIGEKAADLIKVGTKLPQ; encoded by the coding sequence ATGACAACTACATACCATCACAGTGCTGCTTTTGATTATATTGTGATTGGCGCCGGTTCAGCAGGCTGCGTTGTTGCCAACCGTCTTACAGAAGACCCTAATACTAAAGTATTGCTGCTCGAAGCGGGTGATCCTGATACCAAGCCAGAACTTCAAGTTCCCTCATTGTGGCCTACTACACTCTTAGGCTCGGAAGTGGACTGGGCATACTTAACTGAAGGGGAACCTTACTTAAATAACCGCAAAATTTTATCTTCACGCGGTAAAGTCTTGGGCGGCAGCAGTTCGATTAATGGCATGATTTATATACGAGGCAATGAACGTGACTACAATAGCTGGCAAGCGTTAGGTAATATTGGTTGGAGTTATCAGGATGTCTTGCCTTACTTCAAGAAATCGGAAAACCAGCAGCGGGGAGCATCGTTATTTCACGGGGTTGATGGACCACTTAGTATCACAGATCCACTTTCTCCTGCAAAAGTGTCGCAACGCTTTGTGGAAGCCGCGATCGCACAGGGCTATGAGCAAAATCCCGACTTTAATGGCGTACAGCAGGAAGGTGCAGGACTTTACCAAGTGACCGTGAAAGATGGCAAGCGCCAAAGTACAGCAGTGGCATTTCTGCGTCCGATTAAAGATCGCCCCAACTTGACCATTCAAACAGGAGCATTGGTGACTCGTTTACTCTTTGAGGGAAAGCGTGCAGTAGGGGTAGTGTATGTTCAAAATGGAACGGAGTATCAAATCAGGGTCAACTCCGAAGTGATTTTGAGTGCTGGCGCCTTCGATTCTCCTAAACTGCTCATGCTTTCTGGAATTGGACCTGCTGAACATCTGCGGGCAGTAGGCATTCCTGTAGTTTTTGATTTGCCGGGTGTCGGCCAGAATCTTCAAGATCACCCACTTGCTGTTATTGCCTACCAGTCTACTCAGGACGTACCCCTTGCGCCAAGTAGTAATGGGGGAGAGGCTGGGTTATTTCTGCATACCAACAATAATTTAGATGCGGCACCTAATTTGCAATTTACAATTGTTCCGATTTTATATGTCGATCCTGCCTATGCACGTGAAGGTCCGGGATTCACCCTTACCTTTTACATCACCCGTCCCGAAAGTCGTGGTAGTGTAAGACTACGTTCCTCCTCCCCCTTCGACCCACCGTTGATTCGCGTCAACTATCTTCAGAAAGAATCTGACATGCAACTGATGGTTGAAGGACTTAAAATTTTGCGTCAAATTGTGTACTCCGATGCGTTTAATGAGTTTCGGGGTGAGGAAATTGCTCCAGGGAGTTCCGTGCATAGCGACAAAGCAATCGAAGATTATATTCGGCAAACGTGCGGTACGGGATGGCATCCTGTTGGGACGTGCAAAATGGGTATTGATCAAATGGCGGTTGTCGATCCTCAACTCAAGGTACGGGGGATTGAAGGGTTACGAGTTGTTGATGCATCGATTATGCCAACTATGATCACAGGAAACACAAATGCATCGGCAATTATGATTGGAGAAAAGGCTGCCGATTTGATAAAAGTTGGAACAAAATTGCCTCAATGA
- a CDS encoding DUF5996 family protein produces MAVSNQSTSIDSVWPSLPLAAWQDTYATLHLWTQVIGKIRLALAPKLNHWWQSTLYVTPRGLTTASIPCGTRNFQISFDFLDHQLQIDTSDGITKRIALAPRSVADFYQMVLTTLSDIGIEVRIWTMPQEVSEPIPFDQDYQHAAYDPEYAQRFWRILVQVDRIMTLFRSQFIGKSSPVHFFWGSFDLAVTRFSGRRAPEHPGGVPNMADWVTREAYSHEVSSCGFWPGGGSVVEPVFYAYAYPAPEGFRDYPIQPREAFYSSQMQEFILPYEAVRQADDPDAMLLAFFQSTYEAAANLGHWDRVVLERSPTV; encoded by the coding sequence ATGGCTGTTTCTAATCAAAGTACTTCCATTGACAGCGTTTGGCCCAGTTTGCCCTTAGCAGCTTGGCAGGATACCTATGCAACTCTCCATTTATGGACGCAAGTCATCGGTAAAATCCGGTTGGCACTGGCACCTAAACTTAATCACTGGTGGCAATCTACTCTTTATGTCACACCGCGTGGACTAACAACCGCTTCAATCCCTTGCGGAACTCGTAACTTTCAAATTAGCTTTGATTTTCTCGACCATCAACTACAAATCGACACTAGCGACGGCATTACTAAAAGAATTGCACTGGCTCCTCGCTCTGTGGCAGATTTTTACCAAATGGTGCTAACTACATTGAGCGACATCGGCATCGAAGTCCGAATCTGGACGATGCCGCAAGAAGTGTCAGAACCCATCCCGTTCGATCAAGACTATCAACACGCAGCTTACGATCCGGAGTATGCACAACGGTTTTGGCGAATTCTTGTGCAAGTCGATCGCATCATGACCTTATTCCGTTCACAGTTTATTGGTAAATCCAGCCCTGTACATTTTTTTTGGGGCAGCTTTGATCTTGCTGTGACTCGTTTCTCTGGTCGTCGTGCGCCAGAACACCCAGGAGGAGTTCCGAATATGGCAGATTGGGTTACGCGCGAAGCCTATTCACACGAAGTCAGTAGCTGTGGTTTTTGGCCAGGGGGTGGGTCAGTGGTAGAGCCTGTTTTTTACGCTTACGCTTATCCTGCGCCGGAAGGGTTTCGAGATTACCCAATCCAACCCAGAGAAGCTTTTTACAGCTCACAAATGCAAGAGTTTATCCTACCCTATGAAGCCGTGAGACAAGCTGACGATCCAGATGCAATGCTCCTTGCCTTTTTCCAAAGCACCTATGAAGCAGCAGCCAACTTAGGACATTGGGATCGAGTAGTCCTGGAGCGTTCCCCAACCGTGTAA
- a CDS encoding TetR/AcrR family transcriptional regulator, producing the protein MASDGDSNAMSNHKSGDRKSGGMNAQRQQRVRLEISREAARLFWEHGVAATSGEQIASAVGISVRTLWRYFRNKESCAEPVLAQDVEECVAVLRRWPREVSLEDHLLEWATNRTKDVEQQAYDEAVIKMTVLAEKEPDLRAAWLMTHDRIERELVEIIADRLRRPSDDIEVRLHAAVTTAVLRVISEDVSTALMSGADPASIGNPIRHIAQAVRVATGGAVGDPVDP; encoded by the coding sequence ATGGCGAGTGATGGTGACAGCAACGCGATGAGCAATCACAAATCAGGCGATCGCAAATCAGGGGGGATGAATGCACAACGGCAACAGCGGGTACGTCTGGAGATTTCGCGGGAGGCAGCGCGTTTGTTCTGGGAACACGGTGTTGCTGCCACGAGCGGCGAACAAATCGCAAGCGCGGTTGGAATCTCGGTGCGAACCCTCTGGCGGTACTTCCGCAACAAGGAAAGCTGTGCTGAGCCGGTCTTGGCGCAGGATGTCGAGGAGTGTGTGGCGGTGCTGCGCCGCTGGCCTCGGGAAGTCTCTCTTGAAGATCACCTCCTTGAATGGGCAACGAACCGAACCAAAGATGTCGAGCAGCAAGCCTACGACGAGGCTGTCATCAAGATGACCGTGCTGGCTGAAAAAGAGCCGGATCTTCGCGCCGCCTGGCTAATGACCCACGATCGAATTGAGCGAGAACTGGTCGAGATCATCGCGGATCGCCTGCGCCGCCCATCTGATGATATTGAGGTGCGGTTGCACGCGGCTGTCACCACCGCAGTTTTGCGCGTCATTAGCGAAGATGTCAGCACCGCCCTCATGTCGGGAGCCGATCCTGCCTCCATCGGCAACCCCATCAGGCATATAGCCCAAGCTGTGCGCGTAGCCACTGGCGGAGCCGTCGGTGATCCCGTTGATCCCTAA
- a CDS encoding CPBP family intramembrane glutamic endopeptidase, producing the protein MRIKAITGHQKIGTEAKDSTYVEAAGWGKYRWWRYVLGLMIILFAWMVVGSSASVLVAFALGGQADPSVLSPVEYYLFVMTSFLFFFVGVLIAVSLVHRRHPRTLVTVQERINWHRVGHGFVAWFVPYCLIGGLGQYLFYPDTFSFNSDLLTLALFVPLALVLTAIQTTTEELFFRGYVVQGASLIWSNRVFLAIVPAVIFTLPHLLNPEVSAGGWLTVFSNYFFVPGLVWTVVSLIDGTTELAIGVHFANNIGGALLFNITGSALPSPALFTISEYHATYGALAVLVAVPVFLAIAYKVFKRDGVSKLVSQSDRSGRW; encoded by the coding sequence ATGAGGATCAAAGCAATCACAGGACATCAGAAAATCGGAACGGAAGCGAAAGATTCAACTTACGTGGAGGCTGCCGGGTGGGGGAAGTATCGGTGGTGGCGGTATGTTCTGGGGTTGATGATCATCCTCTTTGCATGGATGGTCGTCGGTAGTAGTGCCAGCGTACTCGTCGCGTTCGCGCTCGGCGGACAGGCAGACCCCTCAGTGCTCAGTCCCGTGGAATACTACCTGTTTGTCATGACGAGTTTCTTGTTCTTCTTCGTGGGAGTCCTTATCGCTGTCTCCCTCGTCCACCGCCGCCACCCCCGAACACTCGTCACGGTGCAGGAGCGGATAAACTGGCATCGGGTCGGTCATGGATTCGTGGCGTGGTTCGTGCCGTACTGCCTGATCGGTGGGCTGGGGCAGTATCTGTTTTACCCGGATACCTTCTCCTTTAACTCCGACCTCTTAACCCTCGCACTCTTCGTGCCGCTGGCGCTGGTTCTTACCGCGATTCAGACGACCACTGAGGAGCTTTTCTTTCGCGGATACGTTGTGCAGGGTGCGAGCCTCATCTGGAGCAACCGCGTCTTTCTGGCGATCGTGCCAGCCGTGATATTCACCCTGCCGCACCTCCTTAACCCGGAGGTGTCCGCAGGCGGCTGGCTCACGGTCTTTTCCAACTACTTCTTCGTTCCGGGTCTGGTGTGGACTGTGGTCTCATTGATTGACGGCACCACCGAACTCGCCATCGGCGTACACTTCGCGAACAACATCGGCGGGGCACTCCTGTTCAACATCACTGGAAGTGCCTTGCCCTCACCCGCTCTGTTCACAATCAGCGAGTATCACGCGACCTACGGGGCACTAGCGGTGCTGGTTGCAGTACCCGTGTTTCTGGCGATCGCCTACAAGGTGTTCAAACGCGACGGGGTATCCAAACTCGTTTCCCAGAGCGATCGGAGTGGTCGTTGGTGA
- a CDS encoding CPBP family intramembrane glutamic endopeptidase — MPRVSSNHLRESGKPPSASSARSSKTSRPGWPEIIVGLVVYLIVGFGGISLFKQLSLDPVVYGLILTAWTGVATLIAFAVAARLRIRSLSAFGVRRTSGRWLLIGVGVGLVAFVLKSLAILAWVQITGDTNNVQDVYGDGARGGLLSLVLSTVFIAVFSPLGEELLYRGIVTNALLRYGPFVGVVGSTVIFALMHGINNIFPAAVVAGLATAEVFRRSGSIWPGLVVHFVFNLPSFLLMVLFTSTG; from the coding sequence ATGCCTCGTGTTTCTTCAAATCACTTGCGGGAGTCGGGAAAGCCCCCTTCCGCGTCCTCGGCTCGGTCTAGCAAGACCTCCCGTCCGGGCTGGCCCGAGATTATCGTCGGACTCGTTGTCTATTTAATTGTAGGGTTCGGAGGCATCTCGCTGTTCAAGCAACTCAGTCTTGACCCCGTGGTCTACGGCCTGATCTTAACTGCATGGACTGGTGTCGCCACGCTGATCGCGTTCGCGGTGGCTGCGCGGCTGCGGATTCGTTCCCTGAGTGCCTTCGGCGTGCGTCGAACCTCCGGACGCTGGCTCCTGATCGGCGTCGGAGTAGGACTGGTTGCCTTCGTGCTCAAGAGTCTGGCGATCCTAGCCTGGGTTCAGATCACTGGGGACACGAACAATGTCCAGGATGTTTACGGAGATGGCGCTCGCGGCGGGTTACTGTCTCTGGTTTTGAGCACGGTGTTCATTGCCGTCTTCTCACCCCTTGGTGAGGAACTGCTCTACCGAGGCATCGTCACCAACGCGCTGCTGCGCTACGGCCCGTTTGTTGGGGTCGTGGGCAGCACTGTGATCTTCGCTCTCATGCATGGGATTAACAACATCTTTCCCGCTGCTGTGGTGGCTGGTCTCGCCACCGCCGAGGTCTTCCGCCGCAGCGGATCGATCTGGCCCGGCCTCGTCGTCCACTTCGTTTTCAACCTGCCCTCGTTCCTGTTGATGGTGTTGTTCACCAGCACGGGCTGA